A genome region from Conger conger chromosome 16, fConCon1.1, whole genome shotgun sequence includes the following:
- the LOC133113897 gene encoding sterile alpha motif domain-containing protein 9-like, protein MAELGKKSLEEWMESDVSSWLRSIGVKEQYVQKLEEEEVDGKILKEVTEDFLKTETGMKSGPALLIVRKRNELVESFQGRKLQKTKKTQATRLRGAGSQNEQQGTGDVTTGAGTNQSHPETQTQKDQSSLSTKKDCKPRPFGKEGIDFTYVKNNVLLPECGVIDLITPCHEYKSLEKATKLDRTRLQAKFAKEVLKFGAGCMNIRTNGTIHFGVMDSRDDTDYTHGEIIGIPVTEKDIFVDALDYIERCFTSDSEHARQCIRPPQFIEVIDINSTEKHYIVEVDIVPTVNIVKNKVYSVRLPNFKEKSSKVEFEKEAIYRRVGSKTEPVIDQNVFAFYERVKDRDDQREEVEKSQFLNAPDFCEDLGRKLTMLVTSGKKFIDTEKWYILVTNKFEEDHLRNIDFLLNMKIFCVFDFDPDSKVSGFCGKYLQHHAANLHFMKNYKIPSDMSIKEFESHLHLFEQTSWIFCNGRNDFRGNEIPCDEMTWIKTKMTLLRESVSLICKQILPKGSFLVIFLLTSPVEKPQLYTFYEFFTDMEGHEDIICIAECEKNFQKWQGFAEAYCSAEMVNRSSVVGMKMSHVNATLQRIQPLTTRATKHLSVFTKGECLLETKEEERMYSLEILSVDQCDDTSTDFIEAEKENLERQFYHGGKVKWLNFWLAEKKFLDEIIQRDAYMEISKLLSDIQKRGADQVPVSSINIYHHPGSGGSTVARQVLWNNRKDLRCAVVKPSYSAVTVSEHAVQLREYEEKEPPQKCLPVLLLVEDCENDYLDGLRNELVTAVYTKRIAQGTPCFILLSCRRSHNPEKKCKESPLQNVAVTHKLSPEEKRQFSGKREKLEQQYQPEFILTFVLMSEEFHPKYIEDFVEHLLQDIDHKSVVTTLIRFVALLNAYLSFISQFHCEAMMRMTFTIDRFRRHTFETSLSEQAKLIFIHLRDDKTHINSIRIIHPLVAKEILQKLTSSQQKQSGIAMDLLHDDVLFENRFGREEYIQFLRALFMRRSRVIKGDESDSLFSPLIEHVMEDENPDKAIELLKEAYERFNKDAFFAQQLARLNYTQEQFEKAEQWAEIAAKEMPQNSYILDTKGQVYRKWFNAKCKEIEKKTKTPQNTADAIEKALKAIECFKDCQMAAKSDLPTINKSRFFAAVEVGCNLLKLIFSLQLFSSKTGGSSECLKYLVTEYIPEAVKTPWENFHSKLKSLQMSMHSALEWISEDFSYFQTDVNAEEDETVETSEFRIKNPKTWLVKKSAAYGKYFSSVPPTTAQQQGNANPMTLTPFMNRMQIYSLGAGNTTTIFSLLHGQTDREQIQVLEEIISLYPSNLLNARLEQMDLVNYIATQIALGCLSTQSPKLAPIQFLQNLCQQFPNEKSKCVSSALFLLTLLFWPDDSEDDKENKYKIVMSAVEFLDKSYWTKMKDIPQRKRRIYTHFFLSNGNGRNKIVHNSKVESFTKKLSVSEKRMKWLSREVWKKPEIKALLKPVHGWTEDGNVFLQGPQKKFQIQDLNSASVPYGNENVIFYLGFTFRGPVAYNITKIA, encoded by the exons ATGG CTGAATTGGGTAAAAAATCGCTTGAAGAATGGATGGAATCGGACGTGAGCTCCTGGTTAAGGTCAATAGGAGTGAAGGAGCAGTATGTTCAGAAGCTGGAAGAAGAGGAAGTGGATGGCAAAATCCTCAAGGAGGTGACCGAGGACTTTCTGAAAACAGAGACTGGCATGAAGTCTGGCCCTGCTCTTCTAATAGTCAGAAAAAGAAATGAGCTTGTTGAATCTTTTCAAGGACGCAAACttcaaaagaccaaaaaaacTCAAGCAACTAGGCTCAGAGGAGCTGGAAGTCAAAATGAGCAGCAAGGCACAGGTGATGTGACCACTGGTGCTGGCACCAATCAGTCCCatccagagacacagacacaaaaggaCCAATCATCCTTGTCCACTAAGAAAGACTGTAAACCAAGGCCTTTTGGCAAAGAAGGCATTGACTTCACATACGTCAAGAATAATGTTCTACTGCCAGAATGTGGTGTCATCGATCTTATCACACCTTGCCATGAATACAAATCCCTGGAAAAAGCTACTAAATTGGACAGGACAAGGCTACAAGCAAAATTTGCCAAGGAGGTTCTCAAATTTGGTGCTGGATGCATGAATATTCGAACAAATGGCACAATACACTTTGGTGTGATGGACAGTAGGGATGACACAGACTATACACATGGTGAAATAATTGGCATTCCTGTAACAGAGAAAGATATCTTTGTTGATGCGTTGGACTATATAGAACGGTGTTTTACTTCTGACAGCGAACATGCGCGACAGTGTATACGTCCACCACAGTTTATCGAAGTCATAGACataaacagcacagaaaaacattacattgtggAGGTTGACATCGTCCCCACAGTGAACATAGTGAAGAACAAAGTGTACTCTGTCCGCCTTCCAAACTTCAAGGAAAAGTCAAGCAAGGTTGAATTTGAAAAGGAAGCAATCTATCGCAGAGTAGGATCCAAAACAGAACCAGTTATTgatcaaaatgtttttgccttCTACGAACGTGTGAAAGATAGAGATGATCAGAGAGAAGAGGTTGAGAAGTCACAATTTCTCAATGCACCAGATTTCTGTGAAGACCTGGGCAGGAAACTCACAATGCTTGTGACCAGCGGGAAAAAGTTCATAGACACGGAAAAATGGTACATCCTTGTCACCAACAAATTCGAGGAGGACCATTTGAGAAACATTGACTTTTTATTGAACATgaagattttctgtgtttttgactTTGACCCAGATTCAAAAGTGTCTGGATTCTGTGGCAAATACCTTCAGCACCATGCAGCAAATCTGCATTTCATGAAGAATTACAAAATTCCAAGTGACATGAGCATCAAAGAATTTGAGAGCCACCTACACTTGTTTGAACAGACAAGCTGGATATTTTGCAATGGACGAAATGATTTCCGTGGAAATGAAATCCCCTGTGATGAAATGACCTGGATCAAAACCAAAATGACACTGCTGAGGGAATCTGTATCGCTAATATGCAAACAGATCTTGCCGAAGGGCTCCTTCTTGGTGATCTTTCTTCTCACTTCCCCTGTAGAGAAGCCTCAGTTGTACACTTTCTATGAGTTTTTCACTGACATGGAAGGTCACGAAGACATCATATGCATTGCAGAATGTGAAAAAAACTTTCAGAAGTGGCAAGGCTTTGCCGAGGCATACTGTAGTGCCGAAATGGTTAACCGTTCCAGCGTTGTGGGGATGAAAATGAGCCATGTGAATGCTACTCTGCAACGCATTCAGCCTCTGACGACTCGAGCGACCAAACATTTGTCAGTTTTCACAAAAGGAGAGTGCCTCCTTGAAACTaaagaggaggaaaggatgTACTCCTTAGAGATCCTGAGTGTTGATCAGTGTGACGACACCAGCACCGACTTCATTgaggcagaaaaagaaaacttggaACGGCAGTTTTACCATGGCGGTAAAGTGAAGTGGCTGAATTTCTGGCTTGCAGAGAAGAAGTTTCTTGACGAAATCATTCAGAGGGATGCATACATGGAAATTTCAAAACTGCTCAGCGACATTCAGAAAAGAGGTGCAGATCAAGTACCTGTGAGCAGCATCAATATATACCACCATCCGGGCAGTGGTGGGAGCACAGTTGCTCGACAGGTACTTTGGAACAACAGAAAAGACCTACGATGTGCAGTTGTGAAGCCGTCATACTCGGCAGTAACCGTGTCCGAGCATGCAGTTCAGCTACGtgaatatgaagaaaaagaACCCCCACAAAAATGCCTCCCAGTACTCTTACTGGTGGAAGACTGTGAGAATGACTACTTGGATGGCCTTCGGAATGAATTGGTGACTGCCGTCTACACCAAGAGAATTGCACAAGGGACGCCCTGCTTCATTCTTCTGAGCTGCAGACGATCACACAATCCAGAGAAAAAATGCAAAGAGTCGCCTCTCCAGAATGTCGCTGTGACCCACAAATTGTCACCAGAGGAGAAGAGGCAGTTCTCTGGGAAAAGAGAGAAGCTCGAACAACAGTATCAGCCAGAGTTCATCTTGACATTTGTCCTGATGAGTGAAGAATTTCACCCAAAGTACATAGAAGACTTTGTGGAACATTTGTTGCAAGACATTGACCACAAATCTGTTGTCACAACACTCATTCGATTTGTGGCTTTGCTCAATGCCTATCTGTCCTTCATCTCCCAGTTTCATTGTGAGGCCATGATGAGAATGACCTTCACAATAGACAGATTTCGCCGACACACTTTTGAGACATCCTTAAGCGAGCAAGCTAAGCTTATCTTCATACATTTGAGAGATGACAAGACACACATTAATTCAATCCGTATCATTCATCCACTGGTGGCAAAGGAGATTCTCCAGAAGTTAACAAGTAGCCAGCAGAAGCAAAGCGGAATTGCAATGGATCTTCTCCACGATGATGTCCTTTTTGAGAACAGGTTTGGAAGAGAGGAGTATATACAGTTTCTCAGAGCTTTGTTCATGAGACGCAGCAGAGTCATTAAAGGTGATGAATCAGACAGTTTATTCTCTCCTCTCATTGAACATGTGATGGAAGACGAAAACCCAGACAAGGCAATCGAGCTTTTAAAAGAAGCATATGAGCGATTCAACAAAGATGCTTTCTTTGCTCAGCAGCTTGCCCGACTCAACTACACCCAAGAACAATTTGAAAAAGCAGAACAATGGGCAGAAATAGCAGCAAAAGagatgcctcaaaactcatacATCCTGGACACTAAAGGGCAGGTGTACAGGAAATGGTTCAATGCCAAATGTAAAGAGATTGAAAAGAAGACAAAGACACCACAAAACACAGCAGATGCTATTGAAAAAGCACTCAAAGCCATAGAGTGCTTCAAGGACTGTCAGATGGCAGCCAAGTCTGATCTTCCAACAATTAACAAATCAAGGTTTTTTGCTGCAGTGGAGGTTGGATGCAACTTGTTGAAGcttatattttcactgcaattgTTTTCAAGCAAAACTGGTGGAAGCTCTGAATGCCTGAAGTACCTGGTTACAGAATACATTCCTGAAGCTGTTAAGACTCCTTGGGAAAACTTCCACAGCAAACTGAAAAGCCTTCAGATGTCCATGCACAGTGCCTTGGAATGGATCTCTGAAGACTTCAGCTACTTTCAGACTGATGTAAATGCAGAGGAGGATGAAACAGTTGAGACATCAGAGTTCAGAATAAAAAATCCAAAGACCTGGTTGGTAAAAAAGAGTGCTGCATATGGAAAATATTTCAGCAGTGTTCCTCCCACCACAGCTCAGCAGCAAGGCAATGCAAATCCAATGACCTTGACTCCTTTCATGAATCGCATGCAGATATATAGTCTTGGAGCGGGGAATACAACAACAATCTTCTCCCTCCTGCATGGccagacagacagggaacaAATCCAAGTGCTGGAGGAAATAATATCCCTGTATCCTTCCAACCTGCTGAATGCAAGGCTGGAACAAATGGATCTTGTGAACTACATTGCAACTCAGATTGCTTTAGGTTGCCTTTCAACTCAGTCTCCGAAGCTTGCACCAATTCAGTTTCTTCAAAATCTCTGCCAGCAGTTCCCAAATGAGAAGAGCAAATGCGTATCCAGTGCTCTTTTCTTGCTCACCTTGCTTTTCTGGCCAGATGACAGTGAAGAtgataaagaaaacaaatacaaaattgtcATGTCAGCTGTTGAATTCCTTGATAAAAGTTACTGGACCAAAATGAAAGACATTCCCCAAAGGAAGAGGAGAATTTACACTCACTTTTTCCTGAGTAATGGAAATGGACGGAACAAGATTGTACACAATAGCAAAGTGGAGAGTTTCACGAAGAAGCTCTCTGTGTCAGAAAAGAGGATGAAGTGGCTAAGCAGGGAGGTGTGGAAAAAGCCAGAGATTAAAGCACTGTTGAAGCCTGTTCATGGCTGGACAGAGGATGGGAATGTGTTTCTCCAGGGTCCTCAGAAGAAGTTCCAGATTCAAGATTTGAATTCAGCCTCAGTACCCTATGGCAATGAGAATGTTATTTTCTACTTGGGCTTCACGTTTAGAGGACCCGTGGCCTACAACATTACCAAAATAGCATAA